From a single Pseudobutyrivibrio xylanivorans genomic region:
- a CDS encoding sigma-70 family RNA polymerase sigma factor, whose product MAEANVLEKYAGLTPEKRVDYICKNYSRFTGIIESYTQGLVYMIEEEQDFNRREDRGDLGVRVQGGGFHSDRTANQAIRNVSLRDAIIACDFSDGVLDDTDHDEEFMRDAAVLRQMRRDFELFNSQMQQLKENDMLLIQSFLLKEKDLTAIADERGIQYESAYQRVRRIKKEIKANVIAFTSVRYSKVQGV is encoded by the coding sequence ATGGCTGAGGCTAATGTATTAGAAAAATATGCAGGTTTAACACCTGAGAAGAGAGTGGATTATATCTGTAAGAACTATTCAAGATTTACAGGAATCATTGAGAGCTATACACAAGGATTAGTGTACATGATTGAGGAAGAGCAGGACTTCAATCGCAGAGAAGACAGAGGAGATTTAGGAGTACGTGTTCAAGGTGGAGGCTTCCATAGTGACCGTACAGCAAACCAGGCTATTAGAAATGTATCATTAAGAGATGCAATTATAGCTTGTGATTTCTCAGATGGAGTGCTGGATGATACAGATCATGATGAGGAATTCATGAGAGATGCAGCAGTGCTTCGACAGATGCGAAGAGACTTTGAATTGTTTAACAGCCAGATGCAGCAGCTGAAGGAGAATGACATGTTGTTGATTCAAAGCTTCTTATTAAAGGAAAAGGATTTAACAGCGATAGCAGACGAGCGAGGCATTCAGTACGAGTCAGCATATCAGAGGGTTAGAAGAATTAAGAAAGAAATAAAGGCAAATGTAATAGCGTTTACAAGCGTGAGATATTCAAAGGTGC